From Symphalangus syndactylus isolate Jambi chromosome X, NHGRI_mSymSyn1-v2.1_pri, whole genome shotgun sequence, the proteins below share one genomic window:
- the LOC129476101 gene encoding melanoma-associated antigen 9-like, producing MSLEQRSPPCKPDEDLEAQGKDLGLMGAQDPTGEEQEATSSSDKEEEEMSAVGSSSPPQSPQGGASSSTSIYYTLWSQFDEGSSSQEEEGPSTSVDPAHLDFMFQETLKWKVAELVRFLLHKYRVKEPVTKAEMLESVIKNYKHYFPVIFGKASEFMQLIFGADVKEVDPAGHSYILVTALGLSCDSMLGDGHSMPKAALLIIILGVILTEDNCAPEEVIWEALSVMGVYVGTEHIFYGEPRKLLTQDWVQENYLEYRQVPHSDPACYEFLWGPKAHAETSYEKIINYLVMVNTREPICYPSLYEEALGEEQ from the coding sequence ATGTCTCTTGAGCAGAGGAGTCCGCCCTGCAAGCCTGATGAAGACCTTGAAGCCCAAGGAAAGGACTTGGGCCTGATGGGTGCACAGGATCCCACAGGCGAGGAGCAGGAGGCTACCTCCTCCTCtgacaaggaggaggaggagatgtcTGCTGTTGGGTCATCAAGTCCTCCCCAGAGTCCTCAGGGAGGCGCTTCCTCCTCCACTTCCATCTACTACACTTTATGGAGCCAATTCGATGAGGGCTCCAGCAGTCAAGAAGAGGAAGGGCCAAGCACCTCGGTCGACCCAGCTCACCTGGATTTCATGTTCCAAGAAACACTGAAATGGAAGGTGGCTGAGTTGGTTCGTTTCCTGCTCCACAAATATCGAGTCAAGGAGCCGGTCACAAAGGCAGAAATGCTGGAGAGTGTCATCAAAAATTACAAGCACTACTTTCCTGTGATCTTCGGCAAAGCCTCCGAGTTCATGCAGCTGATCTTTGGTGCTGATGTGAAGGAGGTGGACCCCGCTGGCCACTCCTACATCCTTGTCACTGCTCTTGGCCTCTCGTGTGATAGCATGCTGGGTGATGGTCATAGCATGCCCAAGGCCGCCCTCCTGATCATTATCCTGGGTGTGATCTTAACCGAAGACAACTGCGCCCCTGAAGAGGTTATCTGGGAAGCGTTGAGTGTGATGGGGGTGTATGTTGGGACGGAGCACATTTTCTATGGGGAGCCCAGGAAGCTGCTCACCCAAGATTGGGTGCAGGAAAACTACCTGGAGTACCGGCAGGTGCCCCACAGTGATCCTGCATGCTACGAGTTCCTGTGGGGTCCAAAGGCCCACGCTGAAACCAGCTATGAGAAGATCATAAATTATTTGGTCATGGTCAACACAAGAGAGCCCATTTGCTACCCATCCCTTTATGAAGAGGCTTTGGGAGAGGAGCAATAG